A region from the Pseudomonas sp. KU26590 genome encodes:
- the tssC gene encoding type VI secretion system contractile sheath large subunit, whose amino-acid sequence MSSKHSSAVSGGGTVLSEESTGVYGALFSKINLTPVSALGDIEAFQNNEALSEISADERVTAAVSVFLNLLKGTSRKVQRLDKTLLDEHIASLDSQISRQLDAVMHHPEFQRVESTWRGVKSLIDQTDFRQNVRIELLDISKDHLVQDFEDAPEIAQSGLYMHTYTQEYDTPGGEPIAAAVSSYEFDRSPQDIALLRTISKVAAAAHMPFIGSVGPAFFGKENMEEVAAIKDIGNYFDRAEYIKWKSFRDTDDSRYIGLTMPRVLGRLPYGPDTLPVRSFNYVESVKGTDHSKYLWTNASFAFAANMVKSFVANGWCVQIRGPQSGGAVTDLPIHLYDLGTGSQVKIPSEVMIPETREFEFANLGFIPLSYYKNRDYACFFSANSTQKPALYDTADATANSRINSRLPYIFLLSRIAHYLKLIQRENIGTTKDRRLLELELNKWISGLVTEMTDPGDDLQASHPLRDARVTVEDIDDNPGFFRVKLYAVPHFQVEGMDVNLSLVSQMPKAKT is encoded by the coding sequence ATGTCCTCGAAACACTCTTCCGCAGTCTCAGGCGGTGGCACCGTTTTGTCCGAAGAAAGCACCGGCGTGTATGGCGCGCTGTTTTCAAAAATCAACCTCACCCCGGTTTCAGCCCTGGGCGACATCGAAGCGTTTCAGAACAACGAAGCCCTGTCGGAGATCTCCGCCGATGAGCGCGTGACTGCGGCCGTCAGCGTATTCCTGAACCTGCTCAAAGGCACGTCGCGCAAGGTCCAGCGCCTCGACAAGACCCTGCTGGACGAACACATCGCTTCGCTCGATTCGCAGATCAGCCGCCAGCTCGACGCCGTCATGCACCACCCGGAGTTCCAGCGGGTCGAGTCGACGTGGCGCGGGGTGAAGTCGCTGATCGATCAGACGGACTTCCGACAGAACGTGCGCATCGAGTTGCTGGACATCAGCAAGGACCATCTGGTCCAGGATTTCGAAGACGCCCCCGAGATCGCCCAGAGCGGTCTGTATATGCATACCTATACCCAGGAATATGACACGCCCGGCGGTGAACCCATTGCGGCGGCTGTTTCCAGTTACGAGTTTGATCGCAGTCCTCAGGACATCGCGCTGCTTCGCACTATATCGAAAGTCGCGGCGGCGGCGCATATGCCGTTCATTGGTTCGGTGGGGCCAGCCTTCTTCGGCAAGGAAAACATGGAAGAAGTCGCCGCCATCAAAGACATCGGCAATTACTTTGATCGTGCGGAATACATCAAATGGAAGTCATTCCGCGACACGGATGATTCCCGCTATATCGGTCTGACCATGCCGCGCGTGCTGGGACGGCTGCCCTACGGGCCGGACACCCTTCCGGTGCGCAGTTTCAATTATGTGGAAAGTGTCAAAGGCACCGATCACAGCAAATATCTGTGGACCAATGCTTCTTTTGCCTTTGCTGCGAACATGGTGAAGAGTTTTGTCGCCAACGGCTGGTGTGTGCAGATTCGCGGGCCACAGTCCGGTGGTGCGGTGACGGACCTGCCAATTCATTTATATGACCTTGGCACCGGCAGTCAGGTGAAGATCCCTTCGGAAGTGATGATTCCGGAAACCCGGGAGTTTGAATTCGCCAATCTGGGGTTTATTCCGCTTTCGTATTACAAGAATCGCGATTACGCCTGTTTCTTCTCTGCCAATTCAACACAAAAGCCCGCGTTATATGACACCGCCGATGCCACGGCCAACAGCCGGATCAATTCACGCCTGCCTTATATCTTTCTGCTGTCGCGCATTGCCCATTATCTGAAGTTGATTCAGCGGGAAAACATCGGCACCACCAAAGACCGGCGCTTGCTGGAGCTGGAATTGAATAAATGGATCAGCGGGCTGGTCACCGAAATGACCGACCCGGGGGACGATTTGCAGGCCTCTCATCCGCTGCGCGACGCCCGGGTGACGGTGGAGGACATCGACGATAACCCCGGCTTCTTCCGCGTGAAGTTGTACGCCGTGCCGCATTTCCAGGTGGAAGGCATGGACGTGAATCTTTCGCTGGTTTCCCAGATGCCCAAAGCCAAAACCTGA
- a CDS encoding OmpA family protein: MTLKLMRALALWSGCLALMVISVLPLSLVVQALAAAGALALVLGAWLLAGRRSARVGGSLRLDEFRALPGSEYRLPVVLVCGKGAAGLFAVDADADANIAEPTAVRTTPNGCYVRVPSIERSPAMVAALLAARPQWRAQLSVMFVINPAMYADSAVVAGELRALCHQLSVVRRCALTLPLWVVSYQQASPGSRDVGGSGFTREKGSAGAESVWFSWESGGTSAQVRDNGTCASVEDWQRQDAAALTERMQIGVQMNAYAAWLAQYVAAHLIRNGRNGSRLPLAYAICRVASLPDHRPGSVWQHWIQAKTALVPTHLTGPTGGVLPVPDALLDLLPRHTGNTAARRATVIGIWLTAFAAVVAMSSSARQNTLLIRQLGDDLRRYASINETARQDQQAVALREAAFNVLHDDARRLDDYYRHGEPRSLGLGLYRAEQLRIRVWHAIGRYRPPTETAQAPGPVRLDTLSLFNIGSAELKAESTQVLINALVGIKARPGWLIVVTGHTDATGSTEHNLRLSRDRAASVRDWMQRMGGIPGSCFAVQGYGASQPIASNDTEQGRRANRRVDIRLVPEEGACGSLSAGAGPATPVAFRGTR; the protein is encoded by the coding sequence ATGACACTCAAGTTGATGCGTGCACTTGCCCTGTGGTCCGGATGCTTGGCGCTGATGGTGATCAGCGTGTTGCCGCTGAGCCTGGTCGTTCAAGCCCTGGCGGCGGCGGGCGCCCTGGCTCTGGTGCTCGGGGCCTGGCTGCTGGCGGGTCGGCGCTCGGCGCGTGTTGGTGGTTCCCTGCGGCTGGATGAGTTCCGAGCCTTGCCTGGCAGTGAGTACCGCCTGCCCGTGGTGCTGGTGTGTGGCAAGGGAGCGGCGGGGCTTTTTGCGGTTGATGCCGATGCCGATGCCAATATCGCCGAGCCAACGGCCGTGCGGACGACGCCAAACGGGTGTTACGTCAGGGTGCCGAGCATTGAACGATCGCCCGCGATGGTGGCTGCGCTGCTGGCGGCACGTCCGCAATGGCGTGCGCAGCTGAGTGTCATGTTCGTGATCAATCCAGCCATGTACGCCGACAGCGCGGTGGTGGCCGGCGAGCTTCGTGCGCTGTGTCACCAGCTTTCCGTGGTCCGCAGGTGTGCGCTGACCTTGCCTTTGTGGGTGGTTAGCTATCAACAAGCCTCACCAGGGTCGCGCGATGTTGGTGGGAGCGGCTTTACCCGGGAAAAGGGAAGTGCGGGCGCCGAATCTGTCTGGTTCAGTTGGGAAAGCGGCGGAACATCCGCGCAGGTCCGGGACAACGGCACCTGCGCCAGCGTGGAGGACTGGCAGAGACAAGACGCCGCTGCTCTCACTGAGCGGATGCAAATCGGCGTTCAAATGAATGCCTACGCTGCGTGGCTGGCGCAGTACGTCGCTGCGCACTTGATACGCAACGGCCGCAATGGTTCGCGGTTGCCGCTGGCGTACGCGATCTGCCGCGTGGCGAGTCTGCCTGACCACAGGCCGGGCAGCGTCTGGCAGCACTGGATACAGGCGAAGACCGCGCTGGTGCCGACCCATTTGACGGGGCCCACGGGCGGTGTTTTGCCTGTGCCGGATGCTTTACTTGATCTGCTGCCCCGGCACACCGGCAACACCGCAGCCAGGCGCGCCACTGTCATCGGCATATGGCTCACGGCGTTCGCTGCCGTCGTCGCGATGTCGAGCTCGGCCCGGCAGAACACCTTGCTAATCCGCCAGCTCGGTGACGACCTGCGCCGCTACGCCTCGATCAATGAAACCGCCCGCCAGGATCAGCAGGCCGTGGCCCTGCGCGAAGCGGCGTTCAACGTCCTGCACGACGACGCCCGTCGTCTGGATGATTACTACCGTCACGGCGAGCCGCGGTCATTGGGCCTCGGCCTGTACCGCGCCGAACAGTTGCGCATCAGGGTCTGGCACGCCATCGGCCGTTACCGGCCGCCCACCGAGACGGCGCAGGCGCCTGGACCGGTGCGGCTGGACACGCTGTCGCTGTTCAACATCGGCAGCGCCGAACTCAAGGCGGAGTCGACCCAGGTGCTGATCAACGCCCTGGTCGGCATCAAGGCCCGACCCGGTTGGTTGATCGTCGTCACCGGGCACACCGACGCCACCGGCAGCACGGAACACAACCTGCGCCTGTCCCGCGACCGCGCCGCCTCGGTGCGCGACTGGATGCAACGCATGGGCGGCATTCCCGGCAGTTGCTTTGCCGTGCAGGGCTACGGCGCCAGTCAGCCGATCGCCAGCAATGACACCGAACAAGGACGCAGGGCCAACCGCCGCGTCGACATCCGTCTGGTGCCGGAAGAGGGGGCCTGCGGGTCGCTTTCTGCCGGGGCCGGACCGGCTACCCCCGTCGCATTTCGCGGCACTCGATAA
- a CDS encoding NADP-dependent glyceraldehyde-3-phosphate dehydrogenase has product MTLQNRLDNLYPRADEIPEQFRAGPAIEQRDYLVNGELHQWHGPLAPVLSPVSLQTDAGLESVVLGSTPLMDADTAMTALDAAVNAYDRGQGAWPTMRVADRIHHVETFLTLMREQRDAVVTLLMWEIGKNLKDSQKEFDRTCDYIVDTINALKELDRRSSRFELEQDTLGQIRRVPLGVTLCMGPYNYPLNETFTTLIPALIMGNTVVFKPAKFGVLLIRPLLEAFRDSFPAGVINVIYGSGRETVSALMASGKIDVFAFIGTNKAASALKKLHPKPHRLRAALGLDAKNPGIVLPDVNLDNAVTEAITGSLSFNGQRCTALKILFVHENVVGSFLEKFEEKLAQLKPGMPWEPGVSLTPLPEPGKTDYLQGLVDDAVSKGAKVVNEGGGTTHGQFFYPAVLYPVTPDMRVYHEEQFGPVVPVVAYRDLETVIEYVLDSDFGQQLSIFGNDSKQVGRLVDAFANQVGRININAQCQRGPDSFPFNGRKNSAEGTLSVHDALRVFSIRTLVATKFQESNKALISDIIHNRESTFLTTDYIF; this is encoded by the coding sequence ATGACCCTGCAAAACCGCCTGGACAACCTGTACCCGCGCGCCGACGAGATCCCTGAGCAGTTCCGGGCAGGCCCCGCCATCGAGCAGCGCGATTACCTGGTCAACGGCGAACTGCACCAATGGCACGGCCCTTTGGCGCCGGTGCTGAGCCCGGTCTCGCTGCAGACCGACGCGGGCCTTGAGTCCGTGGTACTGGGCAGCACGCCGCTGATGGACGCCGACACGGCAATGACCGCGCTGGACGCCGCCGTCAACGCCTACGACCGTGGGCAGGGCGCCTGGCCAACCATGCGCGTCGCTGACCGCATTCATCACGTCGAGACCTTTCTCACGCTGATGCGTGAGCAGCGCGACGCGGTGGTCACGCTGCTGATGTGGGAAATCGGCAAGAACCTCAAGGATTCGCAGAAAGAGTTCGACCGCACCTGCGATTACATCGTCGACACCATCAATGCCCTCAAGGAGCTCGACCGTCGGTCCAGCCGCTTCGAGCTGGAGCAGGACACCCTCGGCCAGATTCGCCGCGTTCCCCTGGGCGTGACCCTGTGCATGGGCCCTTATAACTACCCGCTGAACGAGACCTTCACCACGCTGATTCCGGCCCTGATCATGGGCAATACCGTGGTGTTCAAACCGGCCAAATTCGGCGTGCTGCTGATTCGGCCGTTGCTCGAAGCGTTCCGCGACAGCTTCCCGGCTGGCGTCATCAACGTGATCTACGGCAGCGGCCGCGAGACCGTCAGTGCGCTGATGGCCAGCGGCAAGATCGACGTGTTTGCGTTCATCGGCACCAACAAGGCCGCCAGCGCCCTGAAAAAGCTCCACCCCAAGCCACACCGTCTGCGCGCGGCGCTGGGTCTGGACGCGAAGAACCCGGGGATCGTGCTGCCGGATGTGAACCTGGACAATGCAGTGACGGAAGCCATTACCGGTTCCCTGTCGTTCAACGGCCAGCGTTGTACGGCGTTGAAGATTCTGTTCGTGCACGAGAACGTGGTCGGCAGTTTCCTCGAAAAGTTCGAGGAAAAACTCGCCCAGCTCAAGCCGGGCATGCCGTGGGAGCCGGGCGTCTCACTGACGCCACTGCCTGAGCCGGGCAAGACCGACTACCTGCAAGGGCTGGTGGACGACGCCGTGAGCAAGGGCGCCAAAGTGGTCAACGAAGGCGGCGGCACGACCCACGGGCAGTTCTTCTACCCGGCGGTGCTGTACCCGGTCACGCCGGACATGCGCGTCTATCACGAAGAACAGTTCGGCCCCGTGGTACCGGTGGTCGCGTACCGCGATCTGGAAACGGTGATCGAGTACGTGCTGGATTCCGATTTCGGCCAGCAGTTGAGCATCTTCGGCAACGACTCCAAGCAGGTCGGGCGTCTGGTCGATGCATTCGCCAATCAGGTGGGGCGCATCAACATCAACGCCCAGTGCCAGCGCGGCCCTGACAGCTTCCCGTTCAACGGTCGCAAGAATTCGGCCGAGGGTACCCTGTCGGTGCACGACGCACTGCGCGTGTTCTCGATCCGCACGTTGGTGGCGACCAAGTTCCAGGAGAGCAACAAGGCGCTGATCAGCGACATCATTCACAACCGTGAGTCGACGTTCCTGACCACTGATTACATCTTCTGA
- the tssH gene encoding type VI secretion system ATPase TssH translates to MAQSSSRLLRRLNPFCAQALSAAATLCQSRGHGHITIEHWLLKLLGQGDGDLVLIGRRYEWDIEALWTGLLDHLDRLPRSLQAKPQLCDRLQRLIKNAWVRASMEEDNEQLRSAHVLAALIESPDLLACVEAWPLLSLSEVQLRHLLPFLEQHSDERAGSAPGPGPGPGLDLAPDRAAVAMSSAGSAAENPVLARFTQDITEKARKGEIDPVLGRDDEIRQVIDILSRRRKNNPILVGEPGVGKTALVEGLALRIVEGNVPASLKPVSVRTLDLGLLQAGAGVKGEFEQRLKDVIEAVQQAEHPVLLFIDEAHTLIGAGNQAGGADAANLLKPALARGELRTIAATTWSEYKQYFERDPALERRFQTVKVDEPDDATAMVMLRGLKARYASHHGVHIEDAAIQAAVVLSRRYLPGRQLPDKAVDLLDTASARVRMSLDCEPQALIASKARQSALEQERLALQDDQRINGRNADERLAAIAEQLVALSDELGRLHDQHANELDLAQTLLAARSAEVFDADTCADLQAQLKAVQGDAPLLSLDVDDRSVAQVIADWTGVPLSSLLKDEQASLLTLEQSLASRVIGQDRAMTGLSQRLRAAKTGLTEEDSPLGVFLLVGSSGIGKTETALALADTLFGGEKSLITLNLSEYQEAHTVSQLKGAPPGYVGYGQGGVLTEAVRQRPYSVVLLDEVEKAHRDVLNLFYQVFDRGFMRDGEGREIDFRNTVIVMTSNLGSDLLQDYLLANPDALDGEVYEQLRPVLREYFQPALLARFQTLIYRPLQAPALKRIVALKLSKVAERLRRHYGLDCRIDERLHDALMEACLLPDSGARNIDSLLNQQILPVLSQQLLQRQAARLATRGVVLGHCEEDGITLEFVEASASMEGK, encoded by the coding sequence ATGGCACAGAGCTCCTCCCGTTTGCTTCGCCGCCTCAACCCTTTCTGCGCCCAGGCCCTCAGCGCGGCCGCGACGCTGTGCCAGAGCCGCGGCCACGGTCACATCACCATCGAGCACTGGCTGCTGAAACTGCTGGGGCAGGGCGACGGCGATCTGGTGCTGATCGGCCGGCGTTACGAGTGGGACATCGAAGCGCTGTGGACCGGCCTGCTCGACCACCTGGACCGCCTGCCACGCAGTCTCCAGGCCAAGCCGCAGCTGTGTGACAGATTGCAGCGGCTGATCAAGAACGCCTGGGTGCGCGCTTCGATGGAAGAGGACAACGAGCAACTGCGCTCGGCCCACGTCCTGGCCGCGCTGATCGAGAGCCCCGACCTGCTTGCATGCGTGGAGGCCTGGCCGTTGCTCAGCCTGAGCGAGGTGCAGTTGCGCCACTTGCTGCCGTTTCTTGAACAGCATTCCGATGAGCGCGCGGGTTCGGCGCCTGGGCCGGGGCCGGGGCCGGGTCTGGATCTTGCGCCGGATCGAGCTGCCGTGGCGATGTCGTCCGCGGGTTCAGCGGCGGAAAACCCGGTGCTGGCGAGGTTTACCCAGGACATCACCGAGAAGGCGCGCAAGGGCGAGATCGACCCCGTACTGGGCCGTGACGACGAGATTCGTCAGGTCATCGACATCCTGAGCCGCCGGCGCAAGAACAACCCGATTCTGGTGGGTGAGCCGGGCGTCGGCAAAACCGCGCTGGTCGAAGGGCTGGCCCTGCGCATCGTCGAAGGCAACGTGCCCGCTAGCCTGAAACCGGTCAGCGTGCGCACGCTGGATCTGGGGCTGTTGCAAGCCGGCGCGGGAGTGAAAGGCGAGTTTGAGCAACGCCTCAAAGATGTCATCGAGGCCGTGCAGCAGGCCGAACACCCGGTGCTGCTGTTCATCGATGAAGCCCACACCCTGATCGGCGCGGGCAATCAGGCGGGGGGCGCCGACGCCGCCAATCTGCTCAAACCCGCCCTGGCCCGTGGCGAACTGCGCACCATCGCCGCAACCACCTGGAGCGAATACAAACAGTACTTCGAGCGTGACCCGGCGCTGGAGCGGCGCTTCCAGACGGTCAAAGTCGACGAGCCGGATGACGCGACGGCGATGGTCATGCTGCGCGGGTTGAAGGCCCGCTACGCCAGCCACCACGGCGTGCACATCGAGGACGCCGCGATACAGGCGGCAGTGGTGCTGTCGCGCCGCTATCTGCCCGGTCGGCAGTTGCCGGACAAAGCCGTCGACCTGCTCGACACCGCCAGCGCCCGGGTGCGCATGAGCCTGGATTGCGAGCCTCAGGCGCTGATTGCGAGCAAGGCCCGGCAGTCCGCGCTGGAGCAGGAACGTCTGGCGCTGCAAGACGATCAGCGCATCAACGGACGCAACGCCGATGAACGTCTGGCAGCCATCGCCGAGCAGCTTGTAGCCCTGAGCGATGAGTTGGGGCGACTTCATGACCAGCACGCCAACGAACTCGATCTCGCGCAGACGCTGCTTGCCGCACGCAGTGCGGAGGTCTTCGACGCCGACACCTGCGCGGATCTACAGGCCCAGCTCAAGGCGGTTCAGGGCGATGCACCGTTGCTGTCCCTGGACGTCGATGATCGCAGCGTCGCCCAGGTGATTGCCGACTGGACCGGCGTGCCCCTGAGCAGCCTGCTGAAAGATGAACAGGCCAGCCTGCTGACGCTGGAGCAGTCGTTGGCATCCCGCGTCATCGGCCAAGACCGAGCGATGACTGGTCTGTCTCAAAGACTGCGCGCCGCCAAAACCGGGTTGACTGAAGAGGACTCGCCGCTGGGCGTGTTCCTGCTGGTCGGCAGCAGCGGCATCGGCAAGACCGAAACCGCCCTGGCGCTGGCCGACACCCTGTTTGGCGGCGAGAAGTCGCTGATCACCCTGAACCTGTCCGAGTACCAGGAAGCCCACACCGTCAGCCAGCTGAAAGGCGCGCCGCCGGGCTACGTCGGCTACGGCCAGGGCGGCGTGCTCACCGAAGCGGTGCGCCAGCGACCCTACAGCGTGGTGCTGCTGGACGAAGTGGAAAAGGCCCACCGCGACGTGCTCAACCTGTTTTATCAGGTCTTTGACCGGGGCTTCATGCGGGACGGCGAAGGGCGCGAAATCGACTTCCGCAACACCGTCATCGTCATGACTTCCAACCTGGGCAGCGACCTGTTGCAGGACTACCTGCTGGCGAACCCCGACGCGCTCGACGGTGAAGTGTACGAGCAACTGCGACCGGTCCTGCGCGAATACTTCCAGCCAGCGCTGCTGGCGCGTTTTCAGACGCTGATCTATCGACCGCTGCAGGCGCCGGCGCTCAAGCGCATCGTCGCGCTCAAGCTGAGCAAAGTGGCGGAGCGGTTGCGCCGGCATTACGGGCTGGACTGCCGGATCGACGAGCGCCTGCATGACGCGCTGATGGAGGCGTGCCTGCTGCCCGACAGCGGCGCGCGGAACATCGACAGCCTGCTCAATCAGCAGATTTTGCCGGTGCTCAGTCAGCAGCTTTTGCAGCGCCAGGCGGCGCGATTGGCAACCCGGGGCGTGGTGCTGGGGCACTGCGAGGAGGACGGCATCACCCTTGAGTTTGTCGAGGCCTCGGCGTCTATGGAGGGCAAATGA
- the tssL gene encoding type VI secretion system protein TssL, short form — translation MKSQAAARSVDVDQLLQDSYLLVVELRHGASAPDSDALWAVCTRQVVEVRDALTQAGVSQRNVDFISHAQCALMDETVLIHADAGARAKWTHEPLQAHYFGRHQAGQFLYEEMREVLNEPSPDPSVLRVYHRVLMLGFLGRYKEPNHPERQQLMAELTRRVAPVSLDQPLPTWIDARGRKPLPAWVRAPLLHLLVAGLLLAGIWWLLDSHLAALVASLVTEQV, via the coding sequence ATGAAAAGCCAAGCGGCTGCGCGGTCCGTCGATGTCGATCAACTGCTGCAGGACAGCTACCTGTTGGTGGTCGAGTTGCGTCATGGCGCATCCGCTCCGGACAGCGATGCGCTCTGGGCGGTGTGCACCCGGCAGGTTGTCGAGGTTCGCGATGCGCTGACCCAGGCCGGCGTCAGCCAGCGCAATGTCGACTTCATCAGCCATGCCCAATGTGCGCTCATGGATGAAACCGTGCTGATCCACGCCGATGCCGGTGCCCGCGCCAAATGGACCCACGAACCGCTCCAGGCGCATTACTTCGGGCGTCATCAGGCGGGGCAGTTTCTCTACGAAGAAATGCGTGAGGTGTTGAACGAGCCTTCTCCGGACCCGAGCGTACTGAGGGTCTATCACCGCGTCCTGATGCTGGGATTTCTCGGTCGCTACAAGGAGCCGAACCACCCCGAGCGGCAACAGTTGATGGCCGAGTTGACCCGCCGGGTTGCTCCGGTGAGCCTGGATCAGCCGTTGCCGACGTGGATCGACGCGCGGGGCCGCAAGCCCTTGCCAGCCTGGGTGCGCGCACCGTTGCTACACCTGCTGGTGGCCGGTTTGCTGCTGGCGGGCATCTGGTGGTTGCTGGATTCGCATCTGGCGGCTCTGGTCGCCTCCCTTGTGACCGAGCAGGTGTGA
- the tssK gene encoding type VI secretion system baseplate subunit TssK, with protein MKIDRPLWAAGALLSQQQFQQQARWEAWTNECIAHLSRIHPWGVQTATFDGEALRLGKLKVSALRVRLPDGTLIDTDSVDRLPAALALEQIQIDPEQGATVLLCLPLEQANGGNCLFEDARADRPVRYRQDWRQVQDLYGDDQQSIGVLEHMLSLRVASDDNADYLTCPVARLVRDGQGRVCLDEAFVPPLLSFSGHSGLQVQLDNLLTQLASKRQRLMGMRRESNQRMADFAVADVSLFWLLNALNTYQPVLADFKASPARHPEQVYLELVKLAGALLTFSLEHDVDAIPVYRHEALETVFAPLMQMISTLLEASLPSRVIALELERVLPGRWQVTFNDPRLREADAADFYLSVRCREAPTQLQAQFPRLCKVGTPDDVDQLINAALDGVPLQPLSHVPAAIPLRLENQYFALDFAHPSGQAVLAEGVCAFYVPATLPDMKLELFAVLRS; from the coding sequence ATGAAAATAGACCGACCTCTCTGGGCTGCCGGGGCGCTACTGTCCCAGCAGCAATTCCAGCAGCAAGCGCGCTGGGAAGCCTGGACCAACGAATGCATCGCCCATTTGTCGCGGATTCATCCCTGGGGCGTGCAGACAGCGACCTTCGATGGTGAGGCGCTACGGCTGGGCAAGCTCAAGGTGTCCGCGCTGCGCGTGCGATTGCCGGATGGCACCTTGATCGACACCGACAGCGTTGATCGACTGCCCGCCGCGCTGGCCCTCGAACAGATTCAGATCGACCCGGAGCAGGGCGCGACGGTGCTGTTGTGCCTGCCGCTGGAGCAGGCCAACGGTGGCAATTGTCTGTTCGAAGACGCTCGCGCTGACCGGCCGGTGCGTTACCGCCAGGATTGGCGGCAGGTGCAGGATCTCTACGGCGACGATCAACAGTCGATCGGTGTGCTTGAGCACATGCTCAGCCTGCGTGTGGCCAGCGATGACAACGCCGATTACCTGACCTGCCCGGTCGCCCGGCTGGTGCGTGACGGCCAGGGCCGGGTATGCCTGGACGAGGCGTTTGTGCCGCCGTTGTTGAGCTTCTCCGGGCATTCGGGCTTGCAGGTTCAGCTGGATAATCTGCTGACCCAACTGGCGTCCAAGCGTCAACGCTTGATGGGCATGCGCCGTGAAAGCAATCAGCGCATGGCCGACTTCGCGGTGGCGGATGTTTCGCTGTTCTGGCTGCTTAATGCGCTCAATACCTACCAACCCGTGCTCGCCGATTTCAAGGCCAGCCCGGCGCGTCATCCCGAGCAGGTCTATCTGGAGCTGGTGAAGCTGGCGGGGGCGCTGCTGACGTTCTCCCTCGAACACGACGTTGACGCTATTCCGGTCTACCGTCACGAAGCGCTGGAAACGGTGTTTGCGCCCTTGATGCAGATGATTTCGACGCTGCTGGAAGCCAGTCTGCCGTCACGGGTGATCGCTCTGGAGCTGGAGCGGGTGCTCCCCGGTCGCTGGCAAGTGACGTTCAACGACCCGCGCCTGCGTGAGGCCGACGCCGCTGACTTTTACCTGTCGGTGCGCTGCCGCGAGGCCCCGACGCAATTGCAGGCGCAGTTCCCGCGGCTGTGCAAGGTCGGCACGCCGGACGACGTTGATCAGTTGATCAACGCAGCCCTGGACGGCGTTCCGCTGCAGCCGCTCAGTCACGTGCCGGCGGCGATTCCGCTGCGTCTCGAAAACCAGTATTTCGCCCTCGACTTTGCCCATCCGAGCGGTCAGGCCGTGCTCGCGGAAGGAGTCTGCGCGTTCTATGTGCCGGCGACGCTGCCGGACATGAAGCTTGAGCTGTTTGCGGTGCTGCGCTCATGA
- the tssB gene encoding type VI secretion system contractile sheath small subunit, whose amino-acid sequence MASNSFQNEVPKARVNIKLDLHTGGAQKKVELPLKLMVLGDYSNGREDRPLSERTKININKNNFDSVLAEFSPALKLTVENTFADDGSDASVELNFEKMKDFEPEHVARQIPSLRALLATRNLLRDLKSNLLDNATFRHELERIVKDETLSDELRAELAMLAAPTER is encoded by the coding sequence ATGGCTTCAAACAGCTTTCAAAATGAAGTGCCCAAAGCGCGGGTCAATATAAAACTCGATTTGCACACGGGCGGTGCGCAGAAAAAAGTCGAACTGCCGCTCAAATTGATGGTGCTGGGGGATTACAGCAATGGCCGGGAAGACCGGCCCTTGTCCGAACGCACCAAAATCAATATCAATAAAAATAATTTCGACAGTGTGCTGGCGGAATTTTCCCCGGCCTTGAAACTCACGGTTGAAAACACGTTCGCCGACGACGGCTCCGATGCGTCAGTGGAGTTGAATTTCGAAAAGATGAAAGACTTCGAACCGGAACACGTGGCCAGACAAATACCTTCATTGCGCGCGCTGCTGGCGACCCGCAATCTGTTGCGTGATCTCAAATCAAACCTGCTCGACAACGCAACCTTCCGTCACGAACTTGAACGCATCGTAAAAGACGAAACGCTGAGTGATGAGTTGCGCGCCGAACTGGCGATGCTCGCCGCACCCACAGAGCGTTAA
- a CDS encoding Hcp family type VI secretion system effector: MAIPVYLWLKDDGGADIKGSVNVQSREGSVEVVAQDHSVYIPTDNNTGKLTGARVHTPFLFTKEIDASSPYLYKAVGTGQTLKSAEFKWYRIDDAGQEVEYFNTLLENVKVVRVAPKMHDVKDPAKEKHNHLEMIELRYEKVTWTYKDGNIIHSDSWNERQTA; this comes from the coding sequence ATGGCAATTCCCGTTTACCTCTGGCTCAAAGATGACGGCGGCGCTGACATCAAAGGCTCGGTCAACGTGCAGTCCCGGGAAGGCAGCGTCGAAGTGGTCGCCCAGGACCACAGCGTGTACATCCCCACCGACAACAACACCGGCAAATTGACCGGCGCCCGCGTCCACACGCCGTTCCTCTTCACCAAGGAAATCGATGCCAGCAGCCCGTACCTGTACAAGGCGGTCGGCACCGGCCAGACCCTGAAAAGCGCCGAGTTCAAGTGGTACCGCATCGACGACGCCGGCCAGGAAGTCGAGTACTTCAACACCCTGCTGGAGAACGTCAAGGTCGTGCGCGTCGCGCCGAAAATGCACGACGTCAAGGACCCGGCCAAGGAGAAGCACAACCACCTGGAGATGATCGAGCTGCGTTACGAGAAGGTCACCTGGACCTACAAGGACGGCAACATCATCCACTCCGACTCGTGGAACGAACGCCAGACCGCCTGA